One stretch of Oncorhynchus tshawytscha isolate Ot180627B linkage group LG21, Otsh_v2.0, whole genome shotgun sequence DNA includes these proteins:
- the LOC112221099 gene encoding 60S ribosomal protein L36a: MFFMKKCFRRQPSSFRLDRIVVMVNVPKTRRTYCKKCKRHQLHKVTQYKKGKDSLYAQGKRRYDRKQSGYGGQTKPIFRKKAKTTKKIVLRLECVEPNCRAKRMVPIKRCKHFELGGDKKRKGQVIQF, translated from the exons ATGTTCTTTATGAAAAAGTGCTTCCGGCGTCAACCTTCCTCTTTTCGTCTGGATCGGATTGTCGTCATG GTGAACGTGCCAAAGACACGCAGGACCTACTGCAAGAAGTGCAAGAGACACCAGCTTCACAAAGTTACCCAGTACAAGAAGGGAAAGGATTCCCTCTACGCACAGG GTAAGAGGAGATATGACAGAAAGCAGTCCGGTTACGGTGGACAGACCAAGCCTATTTTCCGCAAAAAG GCCAAGACCACAAAGAAGATCGTGTTGAGGCTGGAGTGTGTGGAGCCCAACTGCAGGGCCAAGAGAATGGTGCCCATCAAGAGATGCAAGCACTTTGAGCTGGGAGGTGACAAGAAGAGAAAG GGCCAGGTCATCCAGTTCTAG
- the gla gene encoding alpha-galactosidase A isoform X1, whose protein sequence is MKPVTKMGAVVLVLFTIGAFISPVKSLNNGLALKPTMGWLHWERFMCNVDCDTDPNNCISENLYMQMADVMVTEGWKEAGYEYVCIDDCWPSHQRDAKGRLQADPKRFPRGIKKLADYVHSKGLKLGIYADLGTFTCGGFPGSMGYYDIDAQTFADWGVDLLKFDGCYMKWTLLGEGYTNMSIALNQTGRSILYSCEWPLYEWPHHQPDYAAIRKACNHWRNFADVYDSWDSVKTILDWTADHQDVIVPAAGPGGWNDPDMLVIGNFGLSHAQQESQMALWAIMASPLLMSNDLRDICPRSKQLLQNTRIIAISQDPLGRQGYRTAKVDSFEVWERHLSGGRLALAVMNKQEIGGPRGFPLTLATLPSWKICHPQCNVTQVLPSYKELGVQTLLSKLVVVVNPSGTALLTVTPI, encoded by the exons ATGAAACCAGTAACTAAAATGGGTGCTGTAGTTCTGGTGCTATTTACAATCGGTGCTTTTATCAGTCCAGTTAAATCTCTGAACAATGGTCTCGCGCTCAAGCCTACAATGGGTTGGCTGCATTGGGAGAGATTCATGTGCAATGTCGACTGTGACACGGACCCCAATAATTGCATCAG TGAGAATCTCTACATGCAGATGGCAGATGTGATGGTGACAGAAGGCTGGAAGGAGGCTGGCTACGAGTATGTCTGCATCGATGACTGTTGGCCCAGCCACCAACGTGACGCCAAGGGACGCCTTCAGGCAGACCCGAAGCGGTTCCCCAGAGGCATCAAGAAACTGGCCGACTAT GTTCATTCCAAGGGTCTCAAGTTGGGGATCTATGCTGATTTGGGAACCTTTACATGTGGAGGCTTTCCAGGGAGCATGGGATACTACGACATCGACGCTCAGACCTTTGCTGATTGGGGTGTGGATCTGCTCAAATTTGATGGGTGCTACATGAAGTGGACTTTACTGGGAGAAG GTTACACAAACATGTCAATAGCACTGAACCAAACTGGGAGAAGTATCCTGTACTCCTGTGAGTGGCCACTGTATGAGTGGCCACACCATCAG CCAGACTATGCTGCCATACGGAAGGCCTGTAACCACTGGCGCAACTTTGCGGATGTGTATGACTCCTGGGACAGTGTGAAGACCATCTTGGACTGGACTGCCGACCATCAGGATGTCATTGTCCCAGCGGCTGGGCCTGGGGGCTGGAATGACCCTGACATG CTGGTGATTGGAAACTTTGGCCTGAGTCACGCCCAACAGGAGTCTCAGATGGCATTGTGGGCCATCATGGCCTCCCCTCTGCTGATGTCCAATGACCTGAGAGACATCTGCCCCCGGTCCAAGCAGCTGCTGCAGAACACAAGGATCATCGCCATCAGTCAGGACCCACTGGGCAGGCAGGGCTATCGCACCGCCAAG GTGGACAGTTTCGAGGTGTGGGAAAGACACCTGTCTGGTGGCCGGTTGGCTCTGGCAGTGATGAACAAGCAGGAGATCGGTGGACCCCGAGGCTTCCCCCTCACCCTGGCCACGCTGCCAAGCTGGAAGATCTGCCACCCCCAGTGTAATGTCACCCAGGTCCTGCCCAGCTACAAGGAGCTCGGGGTCCAGACCCTCCTCAGTAAACTTGTGGTGGTGGTCAACCCTTCTGGCACAGCACTGCTGACTGTCACCCCCATTTAA
- the gla gene encoding alpha-galactosidase A isoform X2: MKPVTKMGAVVLVLFTIGAFISPVKSLNNGLALKPTMGWLHWERFMCNVDCDTDPNNCISENLYMQMADVMVTEGWKEAGYEYVCIDDCWPSHQRDAKGRLQADPKRFPRGIKKLADYVHSKGLKLGIYADLGTFTCGGFPGSMGYYDIDAQTFADWGVDLLKFDGCYMKWTLLGEGYTNMSIALNQTGRSILYSCEWPLYEWPHHQLVIGNFGLSHAQQESQMALWAIMASPLLMSNDLRDICPRSKQLLQNTRIIAISQDPLGRQGYRTAKVDSFEVWERHLSGGRLALAVMNKQEIGGPRGFPLTLATLPSWKICHPQCNVTQVLPSYKELGVQTLLSKLVVVVNPSGTALLTVTPI, from the exons ATGAAACCAGTAACTAAAATGGGTGCTGTAGTTCTGGTGCTATTTACAATCGGTGCTTTTATCAGTCCAGTTAAATCTCTGAACAATGGTCTCGCGCTCAAGCCTACAATGGGTTGGCTGCATTGGGAGAGATTCATGTGCAATGTCGACTGTGACACGGACCCCAATAATTGCATCAG TGAGAATCTCTACATGCAGATGGCAGATGTGATGGTGACAGAAGGCTGGAAGGAGGCTGGCTACGAGTATGTCTGCATCGATGACTGTTGGCCCAGCCACCAACGTGACGCCAAGGGACGCCTTCAGGCAGACCCGAAGCGGTTCCCCAGAGGCATCAAGAAACTGGCCGACTAT GTTCATTCCAAGGGTCTCAAGTTGGGGATCTATGCTGATTTGGGAACCTTTACATGTGGAGGCTTTCCAGGGAGCATGGGATACTACGACATCGACGCTCAGACCTTTGCTGATTGGGGTGTGGATCTGCTCAAATTTGATGGGTGCTACATGAAGTGGACTTTACTGGGAGAAG GTTACACAAACATGTCAATAGCACTGAACCAAACTGGGAGAAGTATCCTGTACTCCTGTGAGTGGCCACTGTATGAGTGGCCACACCATCAG CTGGTGATTGGAAACTTTGGCCTGAGTCACGCCCAACAGGAGTCTCAGATGGCATTGTGGGCCATCATGGCCTCCCCTCTGCTGATGTCCAATGACCTGAGAGACATCTGCCCCCGGTCCAAGCAGCTGCTGCAGAACACAAGGATCATCGCCATCAGTCAGGACCCACTGGGCAGGCAGGGCTATCGCACCGCCAAG GTGGACAGTTTCGAGGTGTGGGAAAGACACCTGTCTGGTGGCCGGTTGGCTCTGGCAGTGATGAACAAGCAGGAGATCGGTGGACCCCGAGGCTTCCCCCTCACCCTGGCCACGCTGCCAAGCTGGAAGATCTGCCACCCCCAGTGTAATGTCACCCAGGTCCTGCCCAGCTACAAGGAGCTCGGGGTCCAGACCCTCCTCAGTAAACTTGTGGTGGTGGTCAACCCTTCTGGCACAGCACTGCTGACTGTCACCCCCATTTAA